The proteins below come from a single Argentina anserina chromosome 1, drPotAnse1.1, whole genome shotgun sequence genomic window:
- the LOC126787285 gene encoding uncharacterized protein LOC126787285 isoform X1: MADVALGIVVALAVDKIAEVVFNGAKTMYLSTLRFNSFVKEFECRVEYLELEIEKDLVDDQNSRNLQRMAQKARALLNKCRRVGRRNRITRSYYTWKIHKLIKDLKIHVEIMRGKIQREILELVRTARIGKTNMQRVDSTDVQILIIRQFQIACFKSELDVLLKANPLKDEPSINPNDVVDYDAETETEAPSFHVGLDVPLRELKRKVFTDGVSRLVVTGNRRCGKTELVKQFCQDDEIQDKFKGNIFFVTVSKRPNLDYIIHQLYQQMGSEASTFHNNVSEVKWLEQFIREAGQNPLLLVLDDVWSGSESLLQKLDEFIELNKVSNYKLLVTSRTEFPRFGSSYNLMLSNIEDAMDLVPLKWLATRTIANSVVPRMERREVLAVDDLRVEFKAEIEEVKRDHTNISQRNQGLVTLIQCKDEKGPERTEENRWHGMDVDTVIEDFKLTPELQILATDLVQQKMRQFRAWIADPDDGRRDLKVFVASKKWFKDLMIPGVWLTDTHVDAFLYFVRNNPHYHPQSLTHSCTVLDTVFWSWMTGRWTAFQNNTTSYEWDSDILDYPLGKSPQFTRQWSEVDYLYIPVNISDQHWVAVRVDLMRRKFTIYDSMQSASRDEFICDLLNPLATMFPSLLIQSGFYEMRPELSPLNTPFQVVRQAESIPQQSESGDCGVFMLKFVEYLSSGQQLICFKDKDIPAFRERMAFRLFAMSHDIGGNNAPVS; the protein is encoded by the exons ATGGCGGATGTTGCATTGGGTATTGTAGTGGCTCTTGCTGTAGATAAAATAGCTGAAGTTGTGTTCAATGGAGCTAAGACGATGTACTTAAGCACGCTGCGTTTCAATAGTTTTGTAAAGGAATTCGAATGTAGAGTAGAATATCTAGAATTAGAGATCGAAAAGGACCTGGTAGACGATCAAAATAGCAGGAACTTACAAAGGATGGCACAGAAAGCAAGAGCGCTCCTCAATAAGTGTCGAAGAGTTGGTAGGAGGAACCGCATCACAAGATCTTATTACACTTGGAAGAtccataaattaattaaagatcTTAAGATTCATGTAGAGATCATGAGGGGGAAGATTCAGAGGGAGATCTTGGAATTGGTGAGGACCGCACGAATTGGAAAGACTAACATGCAAAGGGTAGATTCTACGGATGTTCAGATTCTCATCATCAGACAATTTCAAATTGCATGTTTTAAATCTGAACTGGATGTCCTTTTGAAGGCGAATCCTCTTAAGGATGAGCCATCGATTAATCCAAATGATGTTGTAGATTATGATGCTGAAACTGAAACTGAAGCGCCCTCCTTTCACGTTGGACTGGATGTGCCGTTAAGGGAACTAAAGAGGAAGGTCTTTACTGATGGAGTGTCAAGGCTCGTAGTAACTGGTAATCGAAGATGCGGTAAAACCGAATTGGTAAAGCAGTTTTGTCAAGATGACGAAATCCAAG ATAAATTCAAAGGGAATATCTTTTTCGTGACGGTTTCAAAACGACCAAATTTGGACTACATTATACACCAATTATATCAACAAATGGGTTCTGAGGCTAGTACTTTCCATAACAATGTAAGTGAAGTTAAGTGGCTAGAACAATTCATAAGGGAAGCGGGGCAAAATCCTTTGTTGTTGGTTTTGGATGATGTTTGGTCTGGATCAGAGTCACTACTTCAGaagcttgatgaattcattgaaTTGAATAAAGTTTCAAATTACAAGCTGTTGGTGACCTCAAGAACTGAATTTCCTAGGTTTGGTTCTTCATATAATTTGATGTTATCAAATATTGAAGACGCCATGGACCTTGTTCCTCTGAAATGGCTCGCCACTCGGACTATAGCTAATTCTGTAGTCCCAAG gatggagaggagagaggtCTTGGCTGTTGATGACTTGCGTGTGGAATTTAAAGCTGAGATTGAGGAAGTCAAGAGAGACCACACAAATATCAGCCAACGGAACCAAGGACTTGTCACCCTCATACAA TGTAAAGATGAGAAGGGCCCGGAGCGCACAGAAGAAAATAGATGGCATGGCATGGACGTTGATACCGTCATTGAAGACTTCAAGCTTACACCAGAACTTCAAATACTAGCAACAGATCTGGTGCAACAAAAAATGAGGCAGTTTCGTGCATGGATCGCTGATCCAGACGATGG ACGCCGCGACTTAAAGGTCTTTGTAGCTTCAAAGAAATGGTTCAAAGACTTGATGATCCCAGGTGTGTGGTTGACTGACACG CATGtagatgcatttttgtacTTCGTCCGCAATAATCCACATTATCATCCCCAATCTTTGACTCATTCTTGCACAGTTCTGGATACTGTGTTCTGG AGTTGGATGACTGGGCGATGGACTGCTTTCCAGAATAATACCACCTCCTATGAGTGGGATTCAGATATTTTGGACTACCCCCTTGGCAAGTCGCCTCAGTTCACTCGACAATGGAGCGAAGTTGATTAT TTGTACATTCCGGTAAACATTAGCGACCAACACTGGGTAGCTGTACGTGTAGATTTGATGCGTCGGAAGTTCACCATATACGACTCGATGCAATCAGCGTCTCGAGATGAGTTCATCTGTGACTTGCTGAATCCCCTTGCGACGATGTTCCCATCATTGCTTATCCAGTCGGGGTTTTATGAAATGAGGCCTGAGTTATCCCCTCTGAATACACCGTTTCAGGTTGTGCGTCAAGCAGAAAGTATCCCACAACAGTCGGAAAG CGGAGATTGTGGAGTGTTCATGCTTAAATTTGTGGAGTATCTGAGCTCCGGGCAGCAATTAATATGCTTCAAAGACAAAGACATACCAGCATTTAGGGAGCGAATGGCCTTCCGTTTGTTTGCCATGAGTCATGACATCGGTGGCAACAATGCACCTGTGTCATAG
- the LOC126787285 gene encoding uncharacterized protein LOC126787285 isoform X2 yields the protein MADVALGIVVALAVDKIAEVVFNGAKTMYLSTLRFNSFVKEFECRVEYLELEIEKDLVDDQNSRNLQRMAQKARALLNKCRRVGRRNRITRSYYTWKIHKLIKDLKIHVEIMRGKIQREILELVRTARIGKTNMQRVDSTDVQILIIRQFQIACFKSELDVLLKANPLKDEPSINPNDVVDYDAETETEAPSFHVGLDVPLRELKRKVFTDGVSRLVVTGNRRCGKTELVKQFCQDDEIQDKFKGNIFFVTVSKRPNLDYIIHQLYQQMGSEASTFHNNVSEVKWLEQFIREAGQNPLLLVLDDVWSGSESLLQKLDEFIELNKVSNYKLLVTSRTEFPRFGSSYNLMLSNIEDAMDLVPLKWLATRTIANSVVPRMERREVLAVDDLRVEFKAEIEEVKRDHTNISQRNQGLVTLIQCKDEKGPERTEENRWHGMDVDTVIEDFKLTPELQILATDLVQQKMRQFRAWIADPDDGRRDLKVFVASKKWFKDLMIPGVWLTDTHVDAFLYFVRNNPHYHPQSLTHSCTVLDTVFWNNTTSYEWDSDILDYPLGKSPQFTRQWSEVDYLYIPVNISDQHWVAVRVDLMRRKFTIYDSMQSASRDEFICDLLNPLATMFPSLLIQSGFYEMRPELSPLNTPFQVVRQAESIPQQSESGDCGVFMLKFVEYLSSGQQLICFKDKDIPAFRERMAFRLFAMSHDIGGNNAPVS from the exons ATGGCGGATGTTGCATTGGGTATTGTAGTGGCTCTTGCTGTAGATAAAATAGCTGAAGTTGTGTTCAATGGAGCTAAGACGATGTACTTAAGCACGCTGCGTTTCAATAGTTTTGTAAAGGAATTCGAATGTAGAGTAGAATATCTAGAATTAGAGATCGAAAAGGACCTGGTAGACGATCAAAATAGCAGGAACTTACAAAGGATGGCACAGAAAGCAAGAGCGCTCCTCAATAAGTGTCGAAGAGTTGGTAGGAGGAACCGCATCACAAGATCTTATTACACTTGGAAGAtccataaattaattaaagatcTTAAGATTCATGTAGAGATCATGAGGGGGAAGATTCAGAGGGAGATCTTGGAATTGGTGAGGACCGCACGAATTGGAAAGACTAACATGCAAAGGGTAGATTCTACGGATGTTCAGATTCTCATCATCAGACAATTTCAAATTGCATGTTTTAAATCTGAACTGGATGTCCTTTTGAAGGCGAATCCTCTTAAGGATGAGCCATCGATTAATCCAAATGATGTTGTAGATTATGATGCTGAAACTGAAACTGAAGCGCCCTCCTTTCACGTTGGACTGGATGTGCCGTTAAGGGAACTAAAGAGGAAGGTCTTTACTGATGGAGTGTCAAGGCTCGTAGTAACTGGTAATCGAAGATGCGGTAAAACCGAATTGGTAAAGCAGTTTTGTCAAGATGACGAAATCCAAG ATAAATTCAAAGGGAATATCTTTTTCGTGACGGTTTCAAAACGACCAAATTTGGACTACATTATACACCAATTATATCAACAAATGGGTTCTGAGGCTAGTACTTTCCATAACAATGTAAGTGAAGTTAAGTGGCTAGAACAATTCATAAGGGAAGCGGGGCAAAATCCTTTGTTGTTGGTTTTGGATGATGTTTGGTCTGGATCAGAGTCACTACTTCAGaagcttgatgaattcattgaaTTGAATAAAGTTTCAAATTACAAGCTGTTGGTGACCTCAAGAACTGAATTTCCTAGGTTTGGTTCTTCATATAATTTGATGTTATCAAATATTGAAGACGCCATGGACCTTGTTCCTCTGAAATGGCTCGCCACTCGGACTATAGCTAATTCTGTAGTCCCAAG gatggagaggagagaggtCTTGGCTGTTGATGACTTGCGTGTGGAATTTAAAGCTGAGATTGAGGAAGTCAAGAGAGACCACACAAATATCAGCCAACGGAACCAAGGACTTGTCACCCTCATACAA TGTAAAGATGAGAAGGGCCCGGAGCGCACAGAAGAAAATAGATGGCATGGCATGGACGTTGATACCGTCATTGAAGACTTCAAGCTTACACCAGAACTTCAAATACTAGCAACAGATCTGGTGCAACAAAAAATGAGGCAGTTTCGTGCATGGATCGCTGATCCAGACGATGG ACGCCGCGACTTAAAGGTCTTTGTAGCTTCAAAGAAATGGTTCAAAGACTTGATGATCCCAGGTGTGTGGTTGACTGACACG CATGtagatgcatttttgtacTTCGTCCGCAATAATCCACATTATCATCCCCAATCTTTGACTCATTCTTGCACAGTTCTGGATACTGTGTTCTGG AATAATACCACCTCCTATGAGTGGGATTCAGATATTTTGGACTACCCCCTTGGCAAGTCGCCTCAGTTCACTCGACAATGGAGCGAAGTTGATTAT TTGTACATTCCGGTAAACATTAGCGACCAACACTGGGTAGCTGTACGTGTAGATTTGATGCGTCGGAAGTTCACCATATACGACTCGATGCAATCAGCGTCTCGAGATGAGTTCATCTGTGACTTGCTGAATCCCCTTGCGACGATGTTCCCATCATTGCTTATCCAGTCGGGGTTTTATGAAATGAGGCCTGAGTTATCCCCTCTGAATACACCGTTTCAGGTTGTGCGTCAAGCAGAAAGTATCCCACAACAGTCGGAAAG CGGAGATTGTGGAGTGTTCATGCTTAAATTTGTGGAGTATCTGAGCTCCGGGCAGCAATTAATATGCTTCAAAGACAAAGACATACCAGCATTTAGGGAGCGAATGGCCTTCCGTTTGTTTGCCATGAGTCATGACATCGGTGGCAACAATGCACCTGTGTCATAG